From Pseudomonas vanderleydeniana, the proteins below share one genomic window:
- a CDS encoding 2-octaprenyl-3-methyl-6-methoxy-1,4-benzoquinol hydroxylase: MRADVLIVGAGMVGSALALALKDSGLQVLLLDGGPMSVKPFDPQAPFEPRVSALSAASQRILERLDVWPGIAGRRASPYRDMQVWDGSGTGQIHFSAASVHAEVLGHIVENRVVQDALLDRLHDCDMGLLANARLEQMRRSGDDWLLTLADGRKLRAPLVVAADGANSAVRRLAGCATREWDYMHHAIVTSVRSGKPHRMTAWQRFTDDGPLAFLPLERDGQQDWCSIVWSTTPSEAERLMALDETAFRHELERAFEGRLGEVLAVDPRVCVPLRQRHAKRYIAEGLALIGDAAHTIHPLAGQGVNLGFLDAAVLAEVLLRAIERGERLASVKVLGRFERRRMPHNLGLMAAMEGFERLFQADPLPLRWLRNTGLKVVEQMPEAKALFVRQALGLTGDLPELARA, translated from the coding sequence ATGCGCGCAGATGTGCTGATTGTCGGGGCCGGGATGGTCGGCAGTGCCCTGGCCCTGGCGTTGAAGGACAGCGGCCTGCAGGTGCTGCTGCTTGATGGCGGCCCGATGAGCGTCAAACCGTTCGATCCGCAGGCGCCGTTCGAACCGCGGGTCAGCGCCTTGTCAGCTGCCAGCCAGCGCATTCTCGAACGCCTGGATGTCTGGCCGGGCATTGCCGGTCGGCGTGCCAGCCCCTACCGCGACATGCAGGTCTGGGATGGCAGCGGCACCGGGCAGATCCATTTCTCGGCGGCCAGCGTGCACGCCGAGGTGCTCGGGCATATCGTCGAGAACCGGGTGGTGCAGGATGCCCTGCTCGATCGCCTGCACGACTGTGACATGGGCCTGCTGGCCAATGCGCGGCTGGAGCAGATGCGCCGCTCGGGTGATGACTGGCTGCTGACCCTGGCCGATGGCCGCAAGCTGCGTGCGCCGCTGGTGGTGGCTGCCGACGGTGCCAACTCGGCGGTACGGCGCCTGGCCGGTTGCGCGACGCGGGAATGGGATTACATGCATCATGCCATCGTCACCAGCGTGCGCAGCGGCAAGCCACACCGGATGACCGCCTGGCAGCGCTTTACCGATGATGGCCCACTGGCGTTCCTGCCGCTGGAGCGCGACGGCCAGCAGGACTGGTGCTCGATCGTCTGGTCGACCACGCCGAGCGAAGCCGAGCGGCTGATGGCGCTGGATGAAACAGCCTTCCGCCATGAGCTGGAGCGGGCGTTCGAGGGCCGTCTCGGCGAGGTGCTGGCTGTCGACCCGCGGGTTTGCGTGCCGTTGCGCCAGCGCCACGCCAAGCGTTACATCGCCGAAGGACTGGCGCTTATCGGTGATGCGGCCCACACCATCCACCCGTTGGCGGGGCAGGGCGTGAACCTGGGGTTCCTCGATGCCGCGGTCCTGGCCGAAGTGCTGCTACGGGCGATCGAGCGCGGTGAGCGGCTGGCCAGTGTGAAGGTGCTTGGCCGTTTCGAGCGTCGGCGCATGCCGCACAACCTGGGATTGATGGCGGCAATGGAGGGCTTCGAACGGCTGTTCCAGGCCGATCCGCTGCCGTTGCGCTGGCTGCGCAACACCGGCCTGAAGGTCGTCGAG